GCACGTACACGTCGTCGGCCAAGCTGGCGGCGCCCGTCAGCGCCGTCACGGCCAGCAAGCGGTCCTGGTGTTCGTTCATCGCCGAGCCCGCGTCGGTACGGCGGGATCAGGGCGTGTGACGGCGACGCGCACGAGAGCTGCCGCCGTCGACACGCGCCCCCGCATCGCTGTCGTCATATCGTCCTCCATCTTCCCTATCGGCCGCGAACGATGAAACCGCAGCGCCGAAATGGGGGCCCGCTCGCGCGGGGGAGCGAGCGAAACCGGACGTTCTTCGTGGGACGGCCGGGCTAGACGCCGAGCTGGTCGCGCGGGTCGCGCCCACGCTTGTAGACCATGAAGGTGCGCTCGTACGAGATCACCATCTGCTCGCGCTGATTCGCACCGACGGTACGGGCGGTGACGAGTCCGACGTCGGGTCGCGACTCCGACTCGCGTTTGGCGAGGATCTCGCTGTGCGCGTAGATCGTGTCGCCGATGTAGACCGGGCTCGGAAGCTTGATGTCGTTCCAGCCCAGGTTCGCCATCACGTGCTCGCTCAGATCCGACACCGAAAGCCCGACCGCGAGCGAAAGCGTGTAACACGAGTTGACGAGGATCTTGCCGAACGGCGTCTTCGAGGCGAGGTTCTCGTCGAAATGGATCGGGTTCGTGTTCATCGTCAGCATCGTGAAGAGCGTGTTGTCCGTCTCCGTCACGGTGCGGCCGAGGCGATGACGGTAGACGTCACCGACCTCGAAGTCCTCGTAGTAGCGTCCGCGCCAGCCTTCTTTGATCACCCGGCGGCGTTCGGCGACGCGAGGACGGTTTCTTCGTAGCGTGCGGCTCAGAGGCCGGGGACGCGCGGGCCCCAGCCGCTGAAGCCGGCGGTGCCCGGGAGGGTGGGGCGAACGGTCCGCACCAGGCGGGTTTCGTTCGGGTTGGCGTTGGTCGCGGTTCTCATGCCCTACATACGGCTCGCCCAGCGCAGAGTTTCGTGCCGCTGCGCCAGCCACGCGTCCATCGCCGCGAACGGCATGGCGCGCGCGAAGTGATAGCCCTGCGCGTAGCCGCAGCCCGCCTGCGCCAGCCAGCGCGCTTGGTCCGCCGTCTCGACTCCTTCGGCGACGGCGCGAAACCCGAAGCGGCGGCCGATGCTCAGCACGCCCTCGACGATCGCTTCGTCGCGCACGTCGCCGGGCACGCCGGCGACGAACGAGCGATCGAGCTTCACGACGTCGATCGGCAGCCGTTGCAGATGCCCGAGCGACGACCGCGCGGCACCGAAGTCGTCGAGCGCGACCTCGAGCCCCGCCCCGCGCAGCACCGTCGCGCCGTGCGCGGCGGCGTCGACGTCCTGCATCGCGACCGCTTCGGCGATCTCGACGCCCAGACCGCGGACGTGCTGCCGTTCCAACCTCGCGGCCAGCGCGTCGGCGCCGCGCAGCTCGGACGCCGAGACGTTGAACCAGACGCGAAAGCCGGGCAACGCGTCGCGCCAACCGCTGGTGGCGCGCACGACCTCGTCGACGATCCACGTTCCGATCGGCGCCATCAGCGCGTGCGCGTCGGCGAACGGAACGAACGCGGCCGGCTCGAGCAAGCCGCGCTGCGGGTGCTGCCAGCGCAGCAGCGCTTCGACGCCCGCGACGCGCGGTTCGCGCAGACCGACGATGGGCTGGTAGTGCAGCACGAACTCGCCGCGCTGCAGTGCCGCCGCCAGCTCGACGCGCAGGTGCCCGCCGTCGCGCGACGCGTGCGGCCGGGCCGCGTCGAAGACGGCCCACGGTACCGCTCGCACACGCGCGTCGTCGAGCGCGGCGTAGGCGCAAGCCAGCAGGTCGTCGACGCTCGTGCCGTGCTGGGGGGCCAGCGCGACGCCCATGCGCCCGCGCAAGCGCACCTCGCGCACGCCGCGCAGCGTCCCGGTCGTGAACGGCCGATCGAAGCCGCGCAGACATGGCCGCAGCCGCCGCTCGGCCTCCGCCGCGTCGCCGATGCCCGGGACGAGGATCGCGAAGTCGTCGGCCGACAAGCGCGCCACGACGTCGTCCGGGCGGCACGCGGCCAACATCGCGCCGACCTCGACCAGCAGGGCGTCCGCCGTCTGCTGCCCGAGCTGCTCGTTGAGCGCGCGAAAGCCGTCGACGTCGACGAGCGCCAGCGCGCACGGCTCGCCGGCCTTGAGCAACGCCGTGCCGCGCGCGCGAAACGCCACCCGGTTGAGCAGTCCGGTCAGCGCGTCGTGCTCGGTCTGATGGCGCAACCGGTCTGACTGCGTGCGTTGGTGGAGGCGCGTCGCACACAGCGAGGCCAGCGTCTCGACGTACGCGCGGTCGAGCGCGCGCAGCGGCGTCTGCAGCGGCGAGGTCGATGCCAGCGCTAAGACGTAGCTGGTCGGTCCGACCCAGAAGACGGTGCCGATGAAGGCGCGCACGCCGTGCAGCCGCGCGCCGCGCGTCGCCGCCGTGGCGGGATCGTCACGCACGTCGCTCCATGCTTGCGTCGGCTCGCCGCGCAGCAGGTGTCCGACCAGCATCTCCCGGGCCGGATAGCGCGAGCCCGGATCGAGCACCAGCGGATCGCTCAGCGCGCCGTACGAGACGTCGACGACGAAGTCGGTCCCGTCTAGGTGCATGATCGAGCCGACGAACGGTGTGCCCGCCTGCAGCACGCTGCCCGCGGCGCCGAGCAGCGCGCACAAGTAGCCCTCGTCGTCGAGCACGGTGTTGGCCGCCAGCCGCCACAGCGTCTCGAGCCGCTGGGCGTGGCGGCGGCCGGCGCTGGTGGCGCGCTCGACGGCCTGTTCGGCCCGTGCCGCGCGATCTTCCCAGCGCAGCAGATCGCGCACGGCGCCCCCGAAGACGAGCAGCGCGGCGATGAGGTAGAAGGCGTGGCCGACGTACCACGTGAGCTGGTAGGGGCGCCACGAGAGCTCGTTGACGGTCGCGTCGAGCAAGACGGCCAGCACCGCCAGCCGCAGCGCGGCCGCGAAGCCGTGCATCCGGCCGCGAAAGGCCAGCGCGGCGAAGAGCGCTGCCAATGCCAGCGTGACGACGAACGACGGTCCGAAGGGCGGACCCGGGAGCGGCATGCCGCCGGCCAGGCGTGCCTGCACGGTCAGCATGCCCGCCTGCACCAGCAGCGAGGCCACCGTCAGGCCGGCGGCCAGCACGTACGCTTCGGCCAGGCCGCCGTCCCGGTCGCGTAGGCCGAGCGCGAGGTAGACCGTGACCGACACGGCGACCAGGACCGACCAGGCCGG
The window above is part of the Candidatus Sulfotelmatobacter sp. genome. Proteins encoded here:
- a CDS encoding bifunctional diguanylate cyclase/phosphodiesterase, giving the protein MSAFFRTTRALASRWDVRIGAGLLALSLVTLPFGRLQFPDAAAFVPALMFSGALVEGGIAVLLFVQLRGRPRRSGAFLASSFVGLALLSLAITFAFPLGPHGEALIPGGVRTISLLYPAWSVLVAVSVTVYLALGLRDRDGGLAEAYVLAAGLTVASLLVQAGMLTVQARLAGGMPLPGPPFGPSFVVTLALAALFAALAFRGRMHGFAAALRLAVLAVLLDATVNELSWRPYQLTWYVGHAFYLIAALLVFGGAVRDLLRWEDRAARAEQAVERATSAGRRHAQRLETLWRLAANTVLDDEGYLCALLGAAGSVLQAGTPFVGSIMHLDGTDFVVDVSYGALSDPLVLDPGSRYPAREMLVGHLLRGEPTQAWSDVRDDPATAATRGARLHGVRAFIGTVFWVGPTSYVLALASTSPLQTPLRALDRAYVETLASLCATRLHQRTQSDRLRHQTEHDALTGLLNRVAFRARGTALLKAGEPCALALVDVDGFRALNEQLGQQTADALLVEVGAMLAACRPDDVVARLSADDFAILVPGIGDAAEAERRLRPCLRGFDRPFTTGTLRGVREVRLRGRMGVALAPQHGTSVDDLLACAYAALDDARVRAVPWAVFDAARPHASRDGGHLRVELAAALQRGEFVLHYQPIVGLREPRVAGVEALLRWQHPQRGLLEPAAFVPFADAHALMAPIGTWIVDEVVRATSGWRDALPGFRVWFNVSASELRGADALAARLERQHVRGLGVEIAEAVAMQDVDAAAHGATVLRGAGLEVALDDFGAARSSLGHLQRLPIDVVKLDRSFVAGVPGDVRDEAIVEGVLSIGRRFGFRAVAEGVETADQARWLAQAGCGYAQGYHFARAMPFAAMDAWLAQRHETLRWASRM
- a CDS encoding MaoC family dehydratase, producing MIKEGWRGRYYEDFEVGDVYRHRLGRTVTETDNTLFTMLTMNTNPIHFDENLASKTPFGKILVNSCYTLSLAVGLSVSDLSEHVMANLGWNDIKLPSPVYIGDTIYAHSEILAKRESESRPDVGLVTARTVGANQREQMVISYERTFMVYKRGRDPRDQLGV